The Aggregicoccus sp. 17bor-14 genome includes a region encoding these proteins:
- a CDS encoding NADH-quinone oxidoreductase subunit I, with translation MAYKATQDPREDLRERTYLPELIRGLAVSTRHFFRNLFGTRDENVQVLDRTGTSLVATVQYPEEKTPYPPGYRGLHRLVPREDGKPRCVACYMCATVCPAQCIYIEAGEYDPADVSSESRTIEKFPTAFVIDELRCIVCGLCVEACPKDAIRMDTYTHTPSEYNRQGFVYDIPKLLKGPAVSHPSDPWYKREGSEEPHHGHKEAHTRIGEGLVPLKVPGPLHAGDAHGHAAGHAHAAAAHAPAALPTGPRTVVQDDKPVKVTKFIK, from the coding sequence ATGGCCTACAAGGCAACCCAGGACCCCCGCGAAGACCTCCGCGAGCGCACGTACCTGCCCGAGCTGATCCGCGGGCTGGCCGTGTCCACGCGGCACTTCTTCCGCAACCTCTTCGGCACCCGCGACGAGAACGTGCAGGTGCTCGACCGCACCGGCACCAGCCTCGTGGCCACGGTGCAGTACCCGGAGGAGAAGACCCCCTACCCGCCCGGCTACCGCGGCCTGCACCGCCTGGTGCCGCGCGAGGACGGCAAGCCGCGCTGCGTGGCCTGCTACATGTGCGCCACCGTCTGCCCGGCGCAGTGCATCTACATCGAGGCGGGTGAGTACGACCCTGCGGACGTCTCCTCCGAGAGCCGCACGATCGAGAAGTTCCCCACCGCGTTCGTCATCGACGAGCTGCGCTGCATCGTGTGCGGCCTGTGCGTGGAGGCGTGCCCCAAGGACGCCATCCGCATGGACACGTACACGCACACCCCGAGCGAGTACAACCGCCAGGGCTTCGTCTACGACATCCCCAAGCTGCTCAAGGGTCCCGCGGTGAGCCATCCCTCGGACCCCTGGTACAAGCGCGAGGGCTCCGAGGAGCCGCACCACGGCCACAAGGAGGCCCACACGCGCATCGGCGAGGGGCTCGTCCCGCTCAAGGTGCCGGGCCCGCTGCACGCGGGCGACGCCCACGGGCACGCGGCCGGCCACGCTCACGCGGCCGCGGCGCACGCCCCCGCGGCGCTGCCCACCGGCCCTCGCACCGTGGTGCAGGACGACAAGCCGGTGAAGGTGACGAAGTTCATCAAGTAG